A DNA window from Pseudanabaena sp. FACHB-2040 contains the following coding sequences:
- a CDS encoding DUF2188 domain-containing protein yields the protein MPWSDKDYPASMKNLADEVRHKAIEIANALLGEGYREGQAIAIATAQAEKWAKRRGKPIRQTGAAGSAGHAIAKGDPQADHAIHVIPDPQGDGWIARRDEQRIAHGQQKGDVLHKAREKAKTQQVELYVHDETGQVVDEEDYSA from the coding sequence ATGCCCTGGTCTGACAAGGATTACCCAGCTTCTATGAAGAACCTGGCGGACGAGGTGCGGCATAAAGCAATTGAGATTGCTAACGCACTGTTAGGAGAAGGTTATAGAGAGGGCCAGGCGATCGCAATCGCGACAGCCCAAGCTGAAAAGTGGGCCAAACGCCGGGGTAAGCCTATCCGGCAAACGGGGGCAGCGGGTTCAGCGGGGCATGCGATCGCAAAAGGAGATCCGCAGGCAGACCACGCTATTCACGTTATTCCTGATCCCCAAGGCGACGGCTGGATTGCGCGGCGAGATGAGCAGCGCATCGCCCACGGACAACAAAAGGGAGATGTCTTACACAAAGCCCGAGAAAAGGCAAAGACCCAGCAAGTTGAGCTGTACGTTCACGATGAGACAGGACAAGTCGTGGATGAGGAAGATTATTCTGCTTGA
- a CDS encoding aromatic ring-hydroxylating dioxygenase subunit alpha, whose amino-acid sequence MLVTKQPIFRRFWYPVMLVENLTAGPQSFQLLGESIVLWLDEQGQPAAVRDRCCHRTAKLSLGKVCNGNLACAYHGWEFDGKGACVRVPQLKEGAAIPASYRVSAYSCTVRYGYVWVCLDEPVSDIPEIPEAADSSFRLIHEFYEPWQCAGLRVMENELDLAHPTFVHTTTFGSEEHPVPDSLDIIETDYGIHVEGVLGVVNPELQQQNLKMADSQTYRTLEMDWFMPFTIRLRINYPNGLSHVIVNTMTPMSDGTSQMVQFCVRNDTEADTKAADVIAFDRAVTLEDKRILESTDYDVPLSASQEEHMFTDRPGLLIRKKVSALLRAHGEVEQTLSRLERGLDPRKEKPEQRVEQLV is encoded by the coding sequence ATGCTAGTCACTAAGCAACCGATCTTCCGACGCTTCTGGTACCCGGTCATGCTGGTGGAGAACCTAACAGCCGGTCCCCAATCATTTCAATTGCTGGGTGAATCTATTGTCCTTTGGCTGGACGAACAGGGGCAGCCGGCGGCGGTGCGGGATCGCTGCTGCCACCGCACTGCCAAGCTGTCTCTCGGCAAAGTCTGCAACGGCAATCTGGCCTGCGCATACCATGGTTGGGAATTTGACGGAAAGGGAGCCTGTGTGCGCGTTCCTCAGCTCAAAGAAGGAGCGGCAATTCCAGCGTCCTATCGGGTCAGCGCCTACTCCTGCACGGTTCGTTATGGTTATGTCTGGGTCTGTTTGGATGAGCCAGTTAGCGACATTCCAGAGATTCCCGAAGCTGCGGATTCTAGTTTTCGGCTTATCCATGAGTTTTACGAGCCCTGGCAATGTGCGGGTCTGCGGGTAATGGAGAATGAGCTAGATTTGGCCCATCCAACCTTTGTTCACACCACTACCTTTGGCAGCGAAGAGCACCCGGTTCCCGATTCGTTAGACATTATCGAGACGGACTATGGCATTCACGTGGAAGGCGTGCTGGGAGTCGTTAACCCTGAGCTGCAGCAGCAAAATCTAAAGATGGCAGACTCCCAGACCTATCGCACGCTAGAGATGGACTGGTTCATGCCCTTCACCATTCGGCTACGCATCAACTATCCCAACGGTTTGTCCCACGTCATTGTCAATACAATGACGCCCATGAGCGATGGAACTTCTCAAATGGTGCAGTTCTGTGTGCGCAACGATACGGAGGCCGACACCAAGGCGGCTGATGTGATTGCCTTTGATCGGGCAGTAACCCTGGAAGACAAGCGCATTCTAGAATCTACCGACTACGATGTACCGCTCTCCGCCAGCCAGGAGGAGCATATGTTCACCGATCGTCCGGGGCTGCTCATTCGCAAAAAGGTTTCGGCGCTCTTGCGGGCTCATGGTGAAGTCGAGCAAACGCTGTCTCGGTTAGAGCGGGGACTTGACCCACGCAAGGAGAAGCCTGAGCAGCGAGTTGAACAGCTGGTCTAG